Proteins encoded within one genomic window of Pigmentiphaga sp. H8:
- a CDS encoding tripartite tricarboxylate transporter substrate binding protein: MRTIAVAAALSAALAGFPCWAKYPERPIRLIVPYPAGGTTDVLARLVAKVMAEALGQEVFVDNRAGAATIVGVDAAARAPNDGYTILLATATSFAVNPHIYKKLPYRLDEFIPIGFIGEAPILLVSPVSYPARNLPELVSRLKADTAGTAIATTGKGGFSHLTAAMFFNAIGAKYRDVPYRGEAPAIQDVVGGQVNLYFGSMPGTLSHVSAGRLRAYGVTSEQRSPSAPAIPSFAEQGLPQVVATSWFGLSAPKGTSSDIIATLGAALAKAMKEQSMRDRLAQEGAVTREMSPAGFADYIRRDNERWGVIVRAAGVEAE; this comes from the coding sequence GTATCCGGCGGGCGGCACCACCGACGTGCTGGCGCGCCTGGTGGCCAAGGTCATGGCCGAGGCATTGGGGCAGGAGGTATTCGTCGACAACCGGGCGGGCGCGGCCACCATCGTGGGCGTGGACGCGGCAGCCAGGGCTCCCAACGATGGCTACACCATCCTGCTCGCGACGGCCACGTCGTTCGCGGTCAATCCCCACATCTACAAGAAGCTCCCTTATCGCCTGGACGAGTTCATTCCGATCGGGTTCATCGGCGAAGCGCCCATCCTGCTGGTTTCTCCCGTGTCGTATCCCGCACGCAACCTGCCCGAACTGGTCTCCAGACTGAAGGCCGATACCGCCGGCACGGCCATCGCGACTACCGGCAAGGGCGGCTTCTCGCATTTGACGGCCGCCATGTTCTTCAACGCCATCGGCGCCAAGTACCGCGACGTGCCCTACCGTGGGGAAGCTCCGGCCATCCAGGACGTGGTGGGGGGCCAGGTGAACCTGTACTTCGGCAGCATGCCGGGCACGCTTTCCCATGTCAGCGCCGGACGACTGCGCGCCTATGGCGTGACGTCGGAACAGCGGTCGCCGTCGGCGCCCGCCATCCCCTCATTCGCCGAGCAGGGACTGCCCCAGGTGGTCGCCACGTCCTGGTTCGGGCTGTCGGCGCCCAAGGGAACGTCGTCCGACATCATCGCCACGTTGGGGGCGGCGCTGGCGAAGGCGATGAAGGAACAGAGCATGCGCGACAGGCTGGCGCAGGAAGGCGCGGTCACGCGCGAGATGTCGCCGGCCGGGTTCGCCGATTACATTCGCCGCGACAACGAGCGCTGGGGCGTCATCGTGCGGGCGGCCGGCGTGGAAGCGGAGTAG
- a CDS encoding extradiol ring-cleavage dioxygenase, with translation MSGYMLEQVLYDLGTRRDAREAFAADAAGFLARYRLEPAQARMVVEFDVAQLQREGVSPLLTYGYWMMNAPSRTRASYLARLREAREEGAWQAS, from the coding sequence ATGAGCGGATACATGCTGGAGCAGGTGCTGTACGACCTGGGAACGCGCCGCGATGCGCGTGAGGCTTTCGCGGCTGATGCCGCGGGGTTTCTTGCACGCTACCGCCTGGAACCCGCCCAGGCCAGGATGGTCGTGGAATTCGACGTGGCGCAATTGCAGCGCGAGGGCGTCAGCCCATTGCTGACCTATGGCTATTGGATGATGAACGCGCCGTCGCGGACGAGGGCCTCCTATCTGGCGAGGCTGCGCGAAGCGCGGGAGGAGGGGGCATGGCAAGCATCGTAG